The Constrictibacter sp. MBR-5 sequence AACGCCCTGTTCTGGCTGGACGAGTATCGCGTCGACGGCATCCGCTACGACGAGGTCACGGTCATCCACCATCACGACGGCGACCGCTTCTGCCGCGACCTCACCGCCACCCTGCGCTACGCCCGGCCGGACGCGCTGCAGATCGCCGAATACTGGGACTGGGACCGGGCGCTGCCGGTGACGCCGGCGCCCGCCGGGCTCGGCTTCGACGCCGCCCTGGGCGACGGCCTGCGCGACGCGCTGCGCAGTGCGCTGGCGGCTGCGGCGCGCGGCGCGGGCGCCCACGTGCCGCTCGACCGGGTGCGCGACGCGCTCTACCCGCCGCCCGGCTTCCCGGACGCGTGGCGCACGGTGCAGTGCCTGGAGAATCACGACGTCGTCCGCTGGGACTATGACGGCCACCGGCCGCGCGCGCCGCGCGTGCCCGCGCTGGCCGATCCGACGGGCCCGCACGCCTGGTACGGCCGCAGCCGCACCCGCGTCGCCACCGCCCTGCTGCTGGCCGCGCCCGGCATCCCGATGCTGTTCATGGGCCAGGAGATCCTCGAGGAGAAGCCCTGGCACGACGACATCCGCTTCTGGGCCCAGTTCCGCATCGGCTGGGACGCGCTGGCGACCGACCCGGCGCGCCGCGACTTCCTGCGTTTCGTGCAGGACCTCGTCCGCCTGCGCCGCCGCCTGCCGGCCCTCGCCGGCGACGGCGTCCGCGTGCCCCAGGTGCACGAGGCCGACCGGGTGATCGTCCTGCACCGCTGGGTCGAGGGCGAGGGCCGCGACGTCGTCGTGGTGGCGAGCCTCGCCGAGACGACCCGCGAAGCCTATCCGATCGAGATGCCGCACCCCGGCCACTGGCACGAGGTCTTCAACAGCGACGTCTACGACCACTTCCCCAACCCGTGGGCCGCCGGCAACCCCGGCGGCGTCACCGCCGACGGACCGCCGGGCGCCGTCTACCCCCACACGGCGCGCCTGCGCATCCCCGCCAATGGCGTGATCGTCCTGGCACGGGAGGGGTGACGCAGCGCCGCCCCTTCGTCCCAGCCATTGCGAGGCGCGCAGCGCCCCACCCCATTGTCATCCTCGGGCGGAGCGAAGCGCAGACCCGAGGATCCACGGCACGCGCCCAGGCCCCGCTGGATCCCCGGATGTCCGCTTCGCTGCGTCCGGGGATGACACCTGTGGGTGCCATCCGGGGACGACACCTATGGGTGCCGGTAGGGTGAGAGGCCCCCCTCAATCCCGCTTGAACCGGTAGTTGAACCGGTCCGCCCCGTCCGACGTCACCAGCCCCGCCGTCGGCGCCGCGAAGTGGATCGGCAGCATGAGCGTGTCCGTGTCCGCCACCGACGACAGGAACCTGCGCCGCGACACCGCCGACTGCTTCGGGTCCCAGTCGGGCTTCACCGACCAGTCCGGCTCGCGGCACTGGATGGCGTGGTGCATCATGTCGCCGGTCACCACGGCGCGCTGGCCCTTGGAGTGGATGTTGACGCAGCAGTGGCATGGCGAATGGCCCGGCGTCGGCGTCAGGGTGATGGTGTCGTCCAGCGCATAGTCGTCGTCGACCAGCAGCGCCTGCCCCGCCTCGACGATCGGCAGGCAGTTGTCGCGGAACACCGTGCCCGGCGGGTTGGCGCCCTTTTTGTGCTGCTCCTCCCACACCGCGTACTCGCCCTTGTGGAAGACGTATTTGGCATTCGGGAAGGTCGGCACCCAGCGGCCGTCGCGCAGCGTCGTGTTCCAGCCGGTATGGTCGATGTGCAGGTGCGTGCAGAAGACGTAGTCGACGCTTTCGAAGCTGACGCCCAGCGCGAACAGCTCGTTGCGCCAGCGCTCCTTGCCCGGGAAGTCGAAGGGTGCGGGATGGCCCTTGTCCTCGCCGGTGCAGGTGTCGACCAGGATCGTATGCTTCGGCGTGCGCACCACGAAGGTCTGATAGGTCATCACCATCTTGCCGGTGGCCGTGTCGTAGACCTCCGGCTCCATCGACGGCAGATGCCGGTCGAAGGTCGCCCGGTCGAACATCGGGAAGAACTCCTCCGGCTTGCGCCACGGCCCGTCGCGCTCGATGGCCACGTCAATGGTGACGTCGCCGACCCTGATCTGCCGCATCCGATCCTCCCTCGCTTCTCGCCGGGTACGCCCCGGATCCGCGCGTCCCCCGCGCCGTTGCAGGAGATGAGACGCCAGCGATGGCGGGAAATCAACCGACGGGCGGGCGTCGCAGGCAAGTGGCTCGGCTCTTCGTCGTCACCGCCTGCGGCCCAGTGCGATTCGGTACAATGTTGCCTCTGCTATTGGTCGCAACTTGTTCAATGTACACTTGGAGGAGATACGGATTCTTGCTGGAAAATATCGGGCTAGATTGGCGGAATGAACGATATTCGGGAGAGTTATCGGCTGTTCGGCCTGAGAATCTCGAGCGACATCCGGCTGCCTGAATTACAACCCTTCTCGGCCGACGAACCCGGAGACGTTGAAATCCGCCGCGGGCCGGTTCCGGCCGACGGCACGGAAGTCGGCCCGAAGATGGGGCCGTTCAGCCATGCCGCCGAAAATGCGCTCTGGCTTCGCGTCCCCGGCGTCGCGCGATATCTGATCCGTGACGGCGGTAAACTCATCTACCAGCCGGAGGGCGATATCGACGAAGACAGCGTGCGTGTGTTCATGCTGGGTACCTGCATCGGCGCCCTGCTCGCGCAGCGCGGACATTTGGTACTCCACGGCAACGTGTTCGAAGTCGGCGGCGGTTGCGCGGTATGCGTCGGTTCGTCGGGTGCGGGAAAGTCCACCCTGGCCGCGCGGATGCTGCAACGGGGCCATCGGATCATCGCGGACGACGTCTGCCCCGTCGACCTGAACGGCCGCGCGATCCCCGGCATATCGCGCTTGAAGCTGTGGCAGGACACGGCGCGGCGGCTGGAGATTGACACCGCCGCGCTGCGGCGCATCCGACCCAACATCGCGAAGTTCGAGATGCCGCTCGGGGACGCGTTCCGGGCGGAACCGGCCCCGATACGCGCGATCTACGTGCTGACACCGTGGAACCAGGACCGTTTCACGATCGCCGACATGTCCGGAATTGCAAAGTTTCAGGCACTGCGCGCCAACAGCTACCGATTCCGATTCCTCAAGGGCATGCAACTCGGGCCGCGGCATTTTCGGCAATGCAGGACGCTGGCGGCCGACGTCCCCGTCGCCCAGGTGTTCAGGCCGCGCCTCGGATTCGATATCGACGGGCTTGTCGATCTCATACTCGCCGACCTTGCGGGCCGGGGGGCTGTGTCATGACGGCAAGGCTGTTCTGGCTGGCCTCCTATCCCAAGTCGGGCAACACCTGGTTGCGCGCCTTCATCAGCAATCTGACCGGGGAACGCGACGTGCCCGCGTCGATCAACGACCTCGGGGCCGGCGGGTTGGCGAGTTCGCGCGGCTGGCTGGACGACGTGCTCGGCTTCGACACGGCGGACCTGGATAGAGGCGAAATCGCGCGCCTGCGCCCCGCCGTCTACGGCTTCGCCTCGGAGCGACGCCGCAGCTTCGGCTATCACAAGGTCCACGATGCGTGCCACCGGGTCGACGGTCGGCAATGGGTCGTCAACGCCGGCGCCACGGCCGGGGCGCTCTACCTGATCCGCAATCCGCTCGACGTGGCGATCTCCTACGCGAACCACGGTGATTGCTCGATCGACGAAGCCATCGCGATGATGGAGGATCCCGAGCATCGCCTTGCGCGTGACGATGGGGAACAACTGAAATCGCAGGTCGAGCAGCGTCTCCTGACCTGGTCGGACCATGTGCGGAGCTGGGTCGACAATCCCGAAATCCGGACCCACGTCATCCGCTACGAAGACATGAAGACGGATACCCATTTGGCCTTTTCCGCAGCCGCCCGTTTCCTACGGTTGCCCACCCATCCGCAGGATATCGCGCGGGCCCTCGCCTTCTCGGCATTCGACAAGCTCAAGGCGCAGGAAGACGAGGAGCCGTTCCGCGAGCGCGATCCGCGAAGCCCGCGCTTCTTTCGCAAAGGTGTGGCCGGCGACTGGCAGACCACGCTGACCGGCGCGCAGATCGACAGCATCGTCGCGGCGCACGGTGCCGTGATGGAACGCTTCGGCTACCTCGACGCGGCGGGCTCGCCGAAGGTCATGTGAAGGACGAGGCGCAGTGTTGGATTCCCACACGATATTGAGGCGCAGAGCGGAGCTCCTGGCATCCACCATGGATGGCGAAACGGTCATGCTCGATGTCGAAACCGGCCACTATTTCGGACTTTCCGGGGTGGGCCCGCATATCTGGAGCATGCTGGAGCAGGATCGCAGCGTCGGGGCCATCGTCGACGGCGTGAAGGCCCATTTCGCGGTCGGCCCGGAGGACAGCGTCAGCGAGGATGTCCTGGCGTTTCTGCAGAAGCTCGTTGACAAGGGGCTGGTCATGGTCGCCGGCTAGAATGCGCAAGGTCGCTTTCGTCGTGCACCGTCTCAACCGCCAAGAACGATCATGTTCGCCGGGATAATCATCCGCGACGGCCGCGGCGATCCGCGGGATTTCGCCGACGCGGAAACGCTCCTGGCGGCACTCACGCCGTATGGGCAGGCCGACAGGACGGGCGCCTGGCAGGGAAGCGGCGCGCTGCTCGTGCAGGCGCTGACCTGGAACACCGCGGAATCGAAGCACGAGGCGGTGCCCGAAAAATGCGCCGAGACCGGACGCGTGATCGTCGGCTGGGTCCGGCTCGACAATCGCGCCGAACTCTGTGCGCAACTCGGCCTCGCGCTTCGCGAAGAGTTGACCGATCCGCAGCTCATCCTGGCTGCGCACCGCACCTGGGGCGAGGCCTGCCCCGACCGGCTGGAAGGCGATTTCAGCTTCGTCGTCTACGATCCGGCGCGGCATGCGGCCTTCTGCGCGCGGGACGCGCTGGGCATCAGGCCCTTTTTCTACCATGCCAGCAGTGAGCTGTTCGTGTTCGCCAGTACGGCGGCGGTCTATCGCCGCCTCCGATGCTTCGACGCCGCCCCCTCGCAGGAGTGGATGGCACGCTTCCTGATCGGCGAGTCCGCGGACCCGGTGAAGACCGCCTATGCGCAGGTCAGGAAACTGCCGCCTTCGCATTTCATCAACCTGGGCCGCGCAGGTGCGGCCGACCCCGTGCGATATTTCGACCTCGTGGACGCCGCCCCGGAGACATATCGGCGCGAAGACAGGTGGGTCGACTCCTACCGCGAGGCGTTCCACCGGGCTGTCGAAGTCCGTCTCCGCAGCGCCTATCGCCTCGGCGCGGAGAACTCGGGCGGGCTCGACAGCGCGACGATCATCGGCCACGCCGCCCCGAAACTGTGGGACGACGGGGCGGACCTGCCTTGTTTCAGCGTATGCCACCTCGAACGTGAATCGCACTACATCCTCGATCTCGCCAGCCATTGCGGGATCAAGCACAATTACGTTTTGACGCGTCCGACATACCAGCCGTCGCAGCGCGAAGACGATCGGGCGATCCGCGTGCTCGGCTACCCCCCGGAGCACACGCACGCCCTCTTCCACCTGCCGTTTTTCGAGCATTGCGAGGCGTTGGGCATACGGACGCTGCTGTCCGGGTTCGGTGGCGATGAAATCGTGACGAGCCGGGCGGAATTCCTGATTCGGGAGCTGTTTCTCGCCGGGCGCTACGCCCAGCTCTTCATGGAATTGCCGGGCAATGTCGCGATGCGCACGGCCCGGATGGTCGCAATGCTCGGCAGGCACGCGCGCGGAATGCGGGAACAGGTGCCGCGGGATCGCACGCCGCGCCTAGCCCGCAGCATTCTGCGCCGGGACGTCATGGAGAAATACCGATTGGCCGGGTTCCGCCAGGCGCAGGCGGACGCCTACAGGCGATCGCGCACGCTCAACGGCCATCTGCTGGCAAAGCCGGCTTTTCGAACGTTCCTGGTCGGGCGCCTCGAGGGCTGCTCGCTGATGGCCGGCAGCTATCGGGTCGATTACCGGTGGCCGATGCTGGATCGCAGGCTGATCGCGCA is a genomic window containing:
- a CDS encoding MBL fold metallo-hydrolase; this translates as MRQIRVGDVTIDVAIERDGPWRKPEEFFPMFDRATFDRHLPSMEPEVYDTATGKMVMTYQTFVVRTPKHTILVDTCTGEDKGHPAPFDFPGKERWRNELFALGVSFESVDYVFCTHLHIDHTGWNTTLRDGRWVPTFPNAKYVFHKGEYAVWEEQHKKGANPPGTVFRDNCLPIVEAGQALLVDDDYALDDTITLTPTPGHSPCHCCVNIHSKGQRAVVTGDMMHHAIQCREPDWSVKPDWDPKQSAVSRRRFLSSVADTDTLMLPIHFAAPTAGLVTSDGADRFNYRFKRD
- a CDS encoding asparagine synthase-related protein → MFAGIIIRDGRGDPRDFADAETLLAALTPYGQADRTGAWQGSGALLVQALTWNTAESKHEAVPEKCAETGRVIVGWVRLDNRAELCAQLGLALREELTDPQLILAAHRTWGEACPDRLEGDFSFVVYDPARHAAFCARDALGIRPFFYHASSELFVFASTAAVYRRLRCFDAAPSQEWMARFLIGESADPVKTAYAQVRKLPPSHFINLGRAGAADPVRYFDLVDAAPETYRREDRWVDSYREAFHRAVEVRLRSAYRLGAENSGGLDSATIIGHAAPKLWDDGADLPCFSVCHLERESHYILDLASHCGIKHNYVLTRPTYQPSQREDDRAIRVLGYPPEHTHALFHLPFFEHCEALGIRTLLSGFGGDEIVTSRAEFLIRELFLAGRYAQLFMELPGNVAMRTARMVAMLGRHARGMREQVPRDRTPRLARSILRRDVMEKYRLAGFRQAQADAYRRSRTLNGHLLAKPAFRTFLVGRLEGCSLMAGSYRVDYRWPMLDRRLIAQFLGTPSIEKRHREWGRYLHRRACIGTVPEKILWKEGKNLGTFRHFGRDRRVDAIDVEALSGVLGDIVERDAVAAQAEALERAFGDDDLWFSKAPERNNLRALSTLDSWLKSD
- a CDS encoding sulfotransferase domain-containing protein, producing the protein MTARLFWLASYPKSGNTWLRAFISNLTGERDVPASINDLGAGGLASSRGWLDDVLGFDTADLDRGEIARLRPAVYGFASERRRSFGYHKVHDACHRVDGRQWVVNAGATAGALYLIRNPLDVAISYANHGDCSIDEAIAMMEDPEHRLARDDGEQLKSQVEQRLLTWSDHVRSWVDNPEIRTHVIRYEDMKTDTHLAFSAAARFLRLPTHPQDIARALAFSAFDKLKAQEDEEPFRERDPRSPRFFRKGVAGDWQTTLTGAQIDSIVAAHGAVMERFGYLDAAGSPKVM
- a CDS encoding PqqD family protein — protein: MLDVETGHYFGLSGVGPHIWSMLEQDRSVGAIVDGVKAHFAVGPEDSVSEDVLAFLQKLVDKGLVMVAG
- a CDS encoding alpha amylase C-terminal domain-containing protein, producing MPVTHESIGRDTPMGATLRHGGAAFRTWAPAARDVYVVTAADLTAGWTHWVPNPANRLVPLGDGTWAGFVPGLVDGDPYLFWVRGPEGGSEGFKRDPHARELAVHPPFPDGPCLLREPHAYPWHDTGWKPPAFRDFIVYQLHVGVFWGADFETPRYGTFLDVMSRIPHLRDLGVTAIQLLPVQEYDGAFGLGYAGLDYFSPEMAYQVEDPLALAEPLAVANALLAEHGRSLLAASDLESGPNQLKCLIDLCHLNGIAVIVDLVFNHAGGGFDDRSIWYYDRQAQGDDDRSLYFTRAGWAGGKVFAYRRDAVRQYLIDNALFWLDEYRVDGIRYDEVTVIHHHDGDRFCRDLTATLRYARPDALQIAEYWDWDRALPVTPAPAGLGFDAALGDGLRDALRSALAAAARGAGAHVPLDRVRDALYPPPGFPDAWRTVQCLENHDVVRWDYDGHRPRAPRVPALADPTGPHAWYGRSRTRVATALLLAAPGIPMLFMGQEILEEKPWHDDIRFWAQFRIGWDALATDPARRDFLRFVQDLVRLRRRLPALAGDGVRVPQVHEADRVIVLHRWVEGEGRDVVVVASLAETTREAYPIEMPHPGHWHEVFNSDVYDHFPNPWAAGNPGGVTADGPPGAVYPHTARLRIPANGVIVLAREG